The sequence below is a genomic window from Ovis canadensis isolate MfBH-ARS-UI-01 breed Bighorn chromosome 8, ARS-UI_OviCan_v2, whole genome shotgun sequence.
ACCAAGAATCAATTTGCTCAAGATAAATGCGAACTGAGTCCACAGAACAACCTGACATTAACAGGGAACAGAGGAGgaagaaacatgaaaatgaagaaaaagttcAGTGGTAGGAAAGGTAAAACAGCACCAGGcttgaaagaagaaataacaactgACAGAGCAGGGTGGTGTGAAGATTTGAGGAAACTAGAATTATGACCACTGTGTCGACCACTACTAAATAACATGGCTCTATCAAACGCTCAAAGGATGTTCacttttcaaaatatgtaaacGTATAAAAGTGAAGCTGCTAAAGTCGAGGTACCATGTCTCCTCCTCAACAAAATGATCATTTTCAAGTCTATATTTCATGCAATAATCACTATAGAAATTTCCAATATATCACCAGATcaacttaaaatttttcaaatcatCGATCTGAAATTTAGGCTTTAGAAGTTAGTTTTATAATtcataaaatgtcttttaatattgCCAGTTTAATAAGTTTTATTGCTCTCCCAAACCAATGATAAATGAAGCATAAATCAAATGATTTAGGGCAATTTGCAATAACTGAACCAACAAAGTATCTCATAAGCATATGAAGTGTGATAAAACTTAAAGAAGAATCAATGAATGGATCAGGTACATCGAGTAATCGTGAGACCAAAAGTGCTACATTGTGAAGCCCAGGCTTTTAActgcttttctctgtctcttaGCCACTCTGATCTTGTGAGTCTCTggtaacaaatttattttctagtaatattttccatctttttagtCTGCTTTCTAACCATAAGAATAATATTTCTGTACAGTAGCATCTTAACAAAGCCAGGtgtgaaaaataatagaaattctaTCAATACCCAAAACTGATTTAAACAGGTTGAAAATCACTTATTAAGCAGACAGCACTTACTAATCCCTCCATCCCATCATCTCTGACATCTGTGTAAGCTTGGCACCATTGTATGCCAGGGGCAGGATGTAGAAGATGCTGAAGCCAGTTCCTGACACAGACACCACGCAGACTTAAACATAATACTTTTAACTGCACCCCAAAAAAATTCCCTGGGAAAATAATCAAAGCAAGAAAGGCAGCAAACTGGAGAAAGTTCATCACAGAAATTTTTGATAAATTGCAAATGGGTAGATCAGtttgtaaggaaaaaaagaaataaaaggcaacagATATGTTTACAGGTTACAAAGGGAAGAGTCAAAGGAATAAGAGAAAAAAGGTGGGGAATGACTGCAGGGAGCGGGCAATGGCGCATTCTATAGCAGTCAACAATAATGGGTTTAACATTTattagtcaaataaatatttttgaagaagcAAAAGGGAAATGCACATCCTAACAGACTGACACATTGATTTATCCAATTAAACTGGAAAAGcaatttgttttctctgaagtAACAAtcttacttgatttttaaaaattcattcatgtGTAAAATGTGAAGATACCTTCAACTTCTTCAACCCAATGGCTTACATTTGTTCAGAGGACAAATTCATGCTTGCAGAACCGTTCTTGAAAACCAGCCCACTCACAATGACTTTGATGGCTTTCCTAAACCAAGGGTAAAATAAAGCATAGATCAAGGGGTTCATGGCTGAGTTATAATAAGTACACCAACAGCAAATCTCATAAATATAGGCCGGGGTTATGAAGCCCATGAAGGCATCGATTAATGAGTCAATACTGTATGGTAACCATGAAATCATAAATGCTATGACCGTGATACCCAGGGTTTTAgctgctttcctctctctcttggcTACTCTGGATTTGTAACTGTCTGATGATGACTCTCTTTTACTACCGGTATTTTCAATCTTTTTAGCCTGTTGTCTGGCCACAAGGAAAATATTACAATAGAGAATTAGCATAACAAAAGTAGGTATAAAGAAGGATAGAAAATGTACCAACACCCAGTTTTGATTTATAACTGTCTGACAGCCTCCTACACAGTTGAGGGCACTAGACAATTCCTCTAGCCCATTCTCATTGGCACCCGTGTAGAACACGGCACCACTGTAAGTAATGGGCAGGatccaggagatgctgatgcaTAGCCCCGACACAGACACCGTGAACTTGGTGGGATAGACCAGAGGGTCAGTAACAGCAATGTACCTGTCGATGGAGATGAAGGACAGGTGGAAGAGAGAAGAGTAACAAAATGCCACATCACAGCATGTGTGCAAAGCACAGAAACTTTGCCCAAAGTACCAGCAGCTCTCCACGGACCTGACCATGCTGAAGGGCATCACAGTCACTCCCACTAGAAAGTCTGTACAGGCCAGAGAGGCGATGAGAAAATTGGTTGGTGAGTGTAGCTGCTTGAAATGAAGGATGGTAGTCATCACCAGGAGGTTTCCAAACACGGCCAGGACAGCCCCAAAGCCATACACCATGTATAGAATCACGCGGGACGTGGGTGAGTAGGGGGTTTTCACACAAGATCCGTTCAAGTGCTCATAGCAGAGCTGCACAGCTGCACTGGGGGATGAGTTGCTGCTCATGATCTGCCCTTTACACTCAAAGAACTCTGTCCTTCTTGATTTCCATGGACTTTCAATGCTTCTGGAGGAAATCATACATACAGTAGGATGCCTGAGGAAATTATCAGACATTAGTACTATTGttttttcaattttcctttttattataaatCTTAGATAAGTTCAGTAacagaataaaatgcaaaaaatttACATTGGACAAAGTCACTGGGAGTGAATTTCAACTAACTAAAGCTTAGATTGATAAAATTCCCTTTTGgtcttaaatatctttaaaaaatttttaccttCAGAGTTCCTCTTTGCAACAGGCACTGATATGGGAAGTAATTATAGCATCAACTCCTGTTAGGTTTATGTGCCTTACCGCCTAAAGCATATAGCCCTTCCAGATATATAAATGCCATCAATAGGAAAATCCCTAGATGGAATCCCTGTAGTGCAAGGTGTGAACTTGGAAGTTTATTTTCAGTAGTGAGTGTTAAGAAAGCTACTGCACAAACAACTGTTTTAATTAGGCCATTATGTTTCTTGagctcaagattttttttctcctaacaCTTGGACTTTCCCCCTATTTTTAGTCCTGCTGTGATCGTCTTATTGGATTTTTGTTACAGAGGTATCACAAGGTACAGGCACTGTGAGTCGATGCTTAGCCTTTCTCTCCCAATAAGAACTGATTTTTGCCTGTGCGCTGGCTACTAACAAACAGAAAAGGTAGCATACAGGGTGCGCAACTTGACTTGGATGAATTACACTtcaggaaaacattaaaaaaaaaccaccaggGTATTTAGACATGTCCACATTTCTGAACTACTCGACTGTCAGTGCTCTTAGAGAAAAGATGTGTTCCCTTCTCAAGacatcattaaaaagaatacatgtgaatcagttctaatgaggtgaatgaaactggagcctattatacagagtgacgtaagccagaaagaaaaacaccaatacagtatactaacgcatatatatggaatttagaaagatggtaacgataaccctgtatgtgagacagcaaaagagacacagatgtatagaacagtcttttagactctgtgggagagggggagggtgggatgatttgggagaatggcattgaaacatgtataatatcatataagaaacgaattgccagtctaggttcgatgcagggtgcaggatgcttggggctggtgcactgggatggcccagagggatgatgtggggggcggaggtgggaggggcgatcgggattgggaacacatgtaaacccatggcagattcatgttgatgtgtggcaaaaccaatacaatattgtaaagtaataataataataatagatttaaaaaaggaaaaaaaataaaatgaacatgaatctcttgaaaaaaaaaagacatcattgGAAGTGGATCTATAATGTCTCCTCATCCACTTGAGAAGTCCACACATAAACCTTCCGAGTGATTCAGTCATTTGTGAACCCAAGTGATAGAACTTTCTGTCCCTTGTGTTAAAAAATGTCAACTAAGGAATAATGAACAGAAAACTTAAACATAGCAATGCATTTCTTGGTAATTTCCCACCCTTGGAATATCGGGACAGAGCAGAGCAAAAGAAAGTATTATCCAGCCTTCTTCAAGCAAGATTCCAGACTCTGGCCACTGTAGGGCCACTGATTTTGAAGATATATCTGGACTTGTTCTTTTGAATTGTGCCATAGGAATTATTATTAATTCATCTGGCCATTTGACTCCtaatcacacatacacaaaatattcTTAATGATCTCTTAGCTTCTTCCTAATGTATTCTGAGAGTTTGATTTTGTAAAATAATCAGTTACTTAAATCAACAAAGGTGTAGGCTATGCTttctcacagagaaggcaatggcaacccactccaatactcttgcctggaaatcccatggatggaagagcctggtaggctgcagtccatggggctgcgaagagtcggacacgactgagtgacttcactttcagttttcaccttcatgcattggagaaggcaatggtaactcactccagttctcttgcctggaaaatcccagggacagcggagcctggtggggtcgcacagagtcagccacgactgaagtgacttagcagcagaagcagcagcagcagcaggctttctCAGCttcagcactattgacatttgagCCCTGATAAGTTTTGATGTGGGATCTGTCCTGTATATCGAAGGACATCTAGCAGCATCCTTGCTACTAGATGCCAGTAAAATCTCCTTAATTGTGAAagccaaaaatatctccagacactGAGAAGTGTCCTCTGAGGGGCAAATGTATCAGAGAGGGAATGAGTGAAATgagcgcagtcgtgtctgactcttgggaaacccatggactcctctgtccatgccaggctcctctgtccatggaattctccaggccagaatcctggagtgggtagccatttccttctccaggggatctttccaaccctgggactgaacccaggtctccctcattgcagatggattctttactgtctgaacccaATATATCAGTGGATCTGCCTTACTTAGAACCATGATTCTAGGCAAAAAAGAAGTATCATATGATCACAAGTATTACAAGTATCACTTGTCATTTGGGGTACAGAAATAACTTTATCTCCctccattattttaaatttattcaacaATTAATTCTTTAATCCAagacatatttattgagtgccaggAGCTGGATACAAAGAAGTGAACAAACAGATATGACCCCTTTCTTCATGAAACTTTCAATCTTGAAAGGAGAACAAACCTTCAACAAGTAAGCAGATAAATGGATGTATGAATAAAAATTGTGAGAAGTATTACAAAGGTGAAAGACCTTTGTGTGAGAGAGTAGTGACCACCTAGACAGGCAGGTGGGGACAGTAAAGTTCCTACCAacagaataaacccaaaatgCTGTTGCAATATTGTAGACTTTTAATGTAatacatgggcttccttggttgctcagtggaaaagaatctgcctgctaatgcaggagatgcgggttctatccctgggataggaagatccctggagaaagaaatggcaacccgctccagggttcttacctgagaaatcccttagacagaggagcctggtgggctatagagcATGGGGTTGTAAAAGTGTCAGACAAGACTTACAACtaaaaacaataacagcaaataGAATATatactcagagaaagaaaatagaaaatgaatgaaactatAGTTGGGGTTTTCAGACCTTTTTTTAGCATAGAGAAACTTAATGAGAAAGAAATATCACACCAAAAGTATAGAAAGagcaaaagagggagagagagaagtctAGCTGTGGTCTAGAAGCAGAATGGGGTGGGAGACCTGAAGCTTTTTCTGTGTAAAACCTGGACGGACCCCTAGATCTCCATAATGAGGAGCTAGATTCCTCCCAAAGTAAAGCACACTTTTCTTTTATGAAAGTATTGCAAAGTATATATGATTGTCCTTGCTGCTCTTGTTGCTTTTTGTGATGTCCTTGGTTGGCAAAGTTAACACTCAGAAATTATCTGTGGGTTCCTTGAATTTTTCACcatctttattatttctgaaCTCTATGTTTCTAAGAACCACCATCCTGATACATTAGTCGTTTTAATAGTAAAAGTGGTATTTTATAAAgttacagacacagaaaacaacttATAATACCAGGGTATAAGTGGTGGAAGGATAAACTGGAAGACtgagattgacatacacacaatttctatatataaagtggacttcccagatggctcagtggtaaagaatctgcctgccaatgtgactgaacaacaaaacggGCAGGGAGTATGTTATGCTTAAATTTTCTTCTCCTGCCATGAAACATAAATTGCATTCCATCAGTAGCTTGCAAAACAAGATTATATAGGAAAATTACCATATTGAAACCACATGaatcaaaataaattcattacaCTGTGttagaactgaaaaaaatgtgtataaactGATACCATGCAGGCTAGGGTGCctttcattatctgtaaaatcAGATGGAAACagtatgctcagtcactaagtcgtttccgaccctttgtgaccccatggagcccgccagggtcctctgtccatggcatttcctaggcaagaatactggagtgggttgccatctccttctccagaaacAGTATAATTAGAAATAATACACTATTTCTAGAAATGTTTACCAATTCAAAGTATTTGTGTAATGGTAGTCAGAAATAATGTGCTAATAGATAATATTGATTTACATCAagctagaaatttttaaaatatagcaagAATACTTTGATGTATATTCTCTCCTGCCCCAAAGATAtcataatctgattttaaaatcttgatGTCTATTTGAACCCTCCAGTCTTAGTATCAAGAATAATTCTCTGGAATAATTGGCTTTATTTATCCACTGTTAATTGCAgaactaattcttttttttttttgccttagaaCTGAGTTTGTGGGACATAAGAAAATGCGTTTCACAGCCTCTGTCTTGGCTTCATTCTGTGTCcttcacttcagttttctttcctcttttgtgcACACTTTTAAGCTACGCTTTCAAGTGTGTCCTCAAAATCCACTGTAAATTACTTTTAGAACACTGCACAACTAAATGAATACGGAATAAATTAATCTGAAAATAGAGTAACATAATGAATGACAGTCTTAAAACCCTGCTTTAAACATCTGCTAACTGGTTCTAAACTCTAATATAATTTTATGAGCAGACTTACTAATAAGGAAGAAGctcactgaataaataaatgctatgATGCAAATTATCTTTCCCATTGTACATAACTGAATTGGTATTATAGTTAACAGAGTGACCACTTGATTGGTATTACCTGACTCTGAAACCACAATGTGGGAATCACAAATCTCAACACCTAACAGTGCAGACCCACTGCTTTGCCCTCCCTGAGCAACGAGGCACCACGTCATTAAGTGGTTGTATtcacattttaatagaaaaataatacaaaggaagaaacagaagatttAGGCAGAGATTGAACTAATATAAGGTAATTAAAAGAAGGatttatattaacaaatataaaggTCCTTCACTTGTATTCTCGTCAATTTGGTCATGACTACTACAAGGGAGAGGTTATTAACCAGAGAAATACCATGAATTTCAGAAAGAGCCAAGCAACCCAAGATCACATAACATCATCCAAGTGTTCAACAGCAGGATGGGTATTGCCATCCAGGCATTTCTGGTTCCAAAGCTGTGCTGTCCCCATTACAAATAGGTTTTGATGTTATATTTACCAAAGAATTATGAACTTAAATTTAAGCATTTGGGTCACGGTTGAACTACAATTTAGTTATTTTACATTACAAAAATTGGACTTTTACAATcaacttttttcttctcattatcTGTCCAATGTAAGTCTATTTGCAGTTTTCCCAAACTAAGACCAAAcctattcagaaaacaaatttattgttGAGGAATTCTCTCTCAAGACTTTGCCAGTGATAATGAGTTTGATGGCTTTTCGAAACCAAGGATAAAAGAAAGCATAAATCAAGGGGTTCATAGCTGAGTTATAATAAGCAATCCAAACCAGTATTTCATAAACATATGTGGGAGTGATGAAACCTAGGAAGGCATCAATGATGGAATCCAGGAAGTAAGGCAGCCAGGAGATGAGAAACGCCAGTACTGCGACGCCCAGGGTTCTTGctgcctttctctccctcctggcCACTCTGTCTTGGTAGCTGTCTGAGCATCGCCCAGTCTTACTGCTCAGATTCTCAATTTTTCTAGCCTGCTGTTTAGCAATGAGGAAAATCTTGGAGTAAAGAACTATCATCACAAGGGTGGggatgaaaaataatagaaaattcacCAATACCCAACTCTGATTCACTGCAATTTGACAGCCTCCCACACAGGTGAGAGCACTTACTAGATCCTCCAGCCCAGCTGCATTCGCTCCTGTGCCAAGAAGGGAAAAAGTATAAATAATGGGAAAGAGCCAAGAGAAGACAATACacatggcagaaacaaacacagtGAACCTGGTTGGATAGACCAGGGGGTCAGTGACGGCAATGTACCTGTCCAGAGAGATAAAGCACAAGTGGTAGATGGAAGCATAACAGAATGACCCATTAAAACAAGAGTGGAGTTGACAGTAACTCTCCCCAAAGTACCAGCAGCTCTCCACGGACCTCACTGTGCTGAAGGGCATCACAGTCACTCCCACCAAGAAGTCTGCACAGGCCAGGGAGGTGATCAAGAAATTGGCTGGAGAATGCAGCTGCTTGAAGTGGAGAATGGAAATCATTACCAAGAGGTTTCCAAATACAGCCAGCACAGCTCCAAAGCTGAACACTGTGTACAGGATGAGGCGGGGAGCTGGTGAGTAGGGGGTTTTCACACAGGATCCGTTCAGGTGCTCGTAGCAGAGCTGCACAGCTGCAGCAGGAGACGCACTGCTCATGATTCTCTGATTTGATACCTGGAAACCTGTCACCCTCTGTGGCCCAGGATGTCATGCCAGCTTTcaaagtccttaaaaaaaaaaaagataaatacaataTGTTAGTAATTGCCAGCATATTCTGTCTCCATTTCTTTGTAAGTGccaatctttattttatttttaaaaaattatttattttctgtatcgcatcttagttgcaccatgtggaATCTTTTGTTGCATGGCATGGACTCcctagttgtggcttgtggactCAGTACTTGCAGTGTGTGggtttagctgccctgcagcatgtgggatcttagttctcccaccagggatcaaacccatattgcctcccttgcaaggcagatttttaaccactggaccactagggaagtccccaaatcctTACTTTCATGTTTAGAAGGTGATTCATATCTTGTAAAATAATTCACTTACAAATGCATTAACAGTTAACTTAaatcattaaattatttaaattaaaaaaatgtattcctttGCATTACCTGGTCCTTCATGTCTGAGAAGTGCTGGTCTTCAAGAAGCTGTTATATGATGCTTGTTCAAATGCTACACTTTATAGGACCCTTTTCCTAATTTATCAGAGCAAGGATAATGCCCCAAACACTCTATCCCCTCAGGAGAGGAGCCACATGATTCCAATACCCAAAACACTTAAGATTGTATCCCCATAGTGGAAGgtgtagaaagaaaggaaattttaaacCATGATTGTGTTtatgctaaaaataattttatgcccTACTAATTTTCTGATGACATTTGACCTTTTCATGAAATAGAAATGGGAATAGTCTCCTTAAAAACTCACTCAAGGTTTGAAAGCCGTATTGTTTATTCTTACTAAGTATGGGTGACTCAATTTTCATTTTGTAAGGACCACTGATTGTTGATTCCCATTTGTCACTAGAAGTCTTTCGAAGAAGTTCTTAAGCTCTTACAGTTCTAGTTTGGGTAAAGAGATTAAATacagaattatattaaaatttagacTGTTTTAGGTTTAGTTTTAATAATTCTTATTTGGAAAACTGAACGTGGAGAATCCAAAATATTTCCTCATAGAAATACATGAAGGAAGAGTAAGCACACCTTAAAAGCTCTTCCTGCTAAGGTTTTTATTTTGGAGAGGGAGGAATTTTGTTCTTTCTAAATGGGAACTGTTGGgaatatattaaagaaataatatgaaaaatatattttcagaatgTGAATATTCCTATATTATACTATGAATTTTACCATTGACAAATTCTTCTCTTAGAGCTCTAGAACAGAACTCAACTTAgacttgaaaaattttttttcggATAAGTGACTTCTGGTCATTTTACAAAACCAGCTTTCTAAATCTGAGGTGTAGTTTGTATTTGAAATTTTCACACTTTTAAAGTGAACAGGTTGTGGAATTATGGTAACTGTATCCACCCATGTAAGTCCCCCTGCAATCAAGGTATAGAATAGACTGtttccaacacctcagttcagtgTCTGTACAATAGTCATCCATTTATTTGGTATGTTAGGCATGCATTTCCAATTATTTGCTAAGGAGCGATCTATTGTAGGAACATACCACAGTTAttacattcatatatattttgatattcatTTGGACTCTTGTTCACATTAGGGCTGTTATTAGGTGTTGCTAAGAACACTCATATATAATTGTCTGTATAGAcatgtgtttcatttcttttgggtaaattGCTGGCCCTAATGGAAAATATACGTTTAACTGTACAAGAAAATACAAACT
It includes:
- the LOC138445109 gene encoding trace amine-associated receptor 6-like, whose amino-acid sequence is MSSNSSPSAAVQLCYEHLNGSCVKTPYSPTSRVILYMVYGFGAVLAVFGNLLVMTTILHFKQLHSPTNFLIASLACTDFLVGVTVMPFSMVRSVESCWYFGQSFCALHTCCDVAFCYSSLFHLSFISIDRYIAVTDPLVYPTKFTVSVSGLCISISWILPITYSGAVFYTGANENGLEELSSALNCVGGCQTVINQNWVLVHFLSFFIPTFVMLILYCNIFLVARQQAKKIENTGSKRESSSDSYKSRVAKRERKAAKTLGITVIAFMISWLPYSIDSLIDAFMGFITPAYIYEICCWCTYYNSAMNPLIYALFYPWFRKAIKVIVSGLVFKNGSASMNLSSEQM
- the LOC138444644 gene encoding trace amine-associated receptor 7a-like; translation: MPRGGSRCVLTATTSEEDIAAPSEKGRLNASGSGGRAAASAREDLTELERVTGFQVSNQRIMSSASPAAAVQLCYEHLNGSCVKTPYSPAPRLILYTVFSFGAVLAVFGNLLVMISILHFKQLHSPANFLITSLACADFLVGVTVMPFSTVRSVESCWYFGESYCQLHSCFNGSFCYASIYHLCFISLDRYIAVTDPLVYPTRFTVFVSAMCIVFSWLFPIIYTFSLLGTGANAAGLEDLVSALTCVGGCQIAVNQSWVLVNFLLFFIPTLVMIVLYSKIFLIAKQQARKIENLSSKTGRCSDSYQDRVARRERKAARTLGVAVLAFLISWLPYFLDSIIDAFLGFITPTYVYEILVWIAYYNSAMNPLIYAFFYPWFRKAIKLIITGKVLRENSSTINLFSE